The DNA window CCGGGCGCGGCGCGGTATCCCGGATAGGCGGCGTAGGCCGACGCCGTCCACTGCCAGGCCGCACCGAACAGCTGGGTCAACTCCGCTTGCCCAAGAGGACTCGGGCGCAGCCGTTTGTCGACCGGCAGCGCGGGCTGGGCGCGGCACTGTGACGCCGCCGCCTCCCACTCCGCCTCTGTCGGCAACCGAGCGTCGAGAAAGCGCGCGATGGCGTCGGCCTCGTAGTAGCTCACGTGTACGAGGGGCTCCGCTGCGGAGCGCTCGTGCTCGCCGTCGAGGCCGAACTGGATGAATGCCCCGGCGTCGAAGCGTCCGAAGAGTGGAGCCTCGATGCCGTGGGCGCGGATGAAGTCCCAGCCCTCGGACAACCACAAGGACGCAGTTCGGTATCCGCCCGCATGCACGAATTCGGACAGCTCCGCGACACAAACGAGACGCGAGGACAGCGAGAACGCCTCGAGCCACGCCTTGTGCCGCGGCCCCTCGTTGTCGAAAGCGAAACCCGCATCGCTCACGGCTCCCAGCTCGAACAGCCCGCCATCGAAGGGCACAAACGTGAGCGGCACGGGCTCCGCCCCGACCTGCGGCGCCGCCGGCTGATACGCCGGCCGAAGCGGGTTCTGGGCAAACGCGTGCTGAATGTCCGTCAGGAGCAGCTCTTGATGCTGCTCTTCGTGGTTGAGCCCCAGCTCGACGACGGGACGAGTCACCTCGAAGTCGTCCTCCGAGAGCGACTGCAGCAGCTCGACGACACGACCGTCTACGAGGTGGCGGTAGGCCGTCACTTCGCTCGCGTCGGGCCGGGAGAGCAGGCCGCGCTGCGGCCGAGGGTGGCGCGGCCCCACTGCTTCGTAATACGAGTTGAAGAGCAGACTGAAGCGCGGGTCGTAAGCCGGAACGCCACGGGGCTCGAGCACGAAGGTCTCGAAGAACCAGGTGGTGTGCGCCCGATGCCATTTGGTGGGGCTGGCGTCCGGCATGGACTGAAGGACCTGATCCTCGGGCCTGAGCGGCGCGGCGAGTCTCTCTGTCCTGGACCGTACCTGACGAAATCGATCGATGAGCGCGTCACGTCGTTGGCGCAACGTGGCCTCCTTCCCCCGCGGGAGGCCAATCTATCGGGCCGTTTCGACGGATCGCAACCCTGCGCGGGGATCTTTTGCCACCGCCCGGGCTAGCAGCGCCGAGAAGTGTACCGATCTTGGTGGCTTGTGGGCCGTGCGCGCCGCACCGCGGTCAGCGATTTCCGCGAGCCGTCAGCGCATGCGCGCCGTCGTCACCCACTCGTCCCACTTGCTCGCCCAGCCGTCGTAGTGGACCAGGTACTTGTCACCTTTCACCGCGAGCACTGTGCAAGGCCAGTACTTGCCGCCCCACAGCACGCTGACCTTGCTTCCCACTCCGTACGCGGACTTTGCCTTCGTCGGTTCCGCGCCTGCGTCCGGTTTGACGAGCGGCTTGTCCTCGGAGGTCGGCGCGACCTTCGCAGTCTGAGCGCCGGC is part of the Myxococcales bacterium genome and encodes:
- a CDS encoding ergothioneine biosynthesis protein EgtB; this translates as MRQRRDALIDRFRQVRSRTERLAAPLRPEDQVLQSMPDASPTKWHRAHTTWFFETFVLEPRGVPAYDPRFSLLFNSYYEAVGPRHPRPQRGLLSRPDASEVTAYRHLVDGRVVELLQSLSEDDFEVTRPVVELGLNHEEQHQELLLTDIQHAFAQNPLRPAYQPAAPQVGAEPVPLTFVPFDGGLFELGAVSDAGFAFDNEGPRHKAWLEAFSLSSRLVCVAELSEFVHAGGYRTASLWLSEGWDFIRAHGIEAPLFGRFDAGAFIQFGLDGEHERSAAEPLVHVSYYEADAIARFLDARLPTEAEWEAAASQCRAQPALPVDKRLRPSPLGQAELTQLFGAAWQWTASAYAAYPGYRAAPGALGEYNGKFMVGQTVLRGSSLFTPPGHSRTSYRNFWPANTRFQMTGIRLARDGRIS